One genomic segment of candidate division WOR-3 bacterium includes these proteins:
- a CDS encoding DUF3467 domain-containing protein, whose translation MPQEENRPTPQGPPVQIEIGEKESEGVYSNFVLIAHSPSEFIIDFARILPGLPKAKVFSRIVMTPQHSLLLHNALADNIKKYEDRFGKIKLHGKEEDIARSMGF comes from the coding sequence ATGCCTCAGGAAGAAAACCGTCCAACGCCCCAGGGTCCGCCCGTCCAGATAGAAATCGGCGAAAAGGAATCCGAGGGCGTCTACTCGAATTTCGTACTCATCGCCCATTCGCCGTCGGAGTTCATCATCGACTTCGCGCGGATACTGCCTGGCCTGCCCAAAGCCAAGGTCTTCTCACGCATCGTGATGACACCGCAGCACTCGCTGCTGCTCCACAACGCGCTGGCCGACAACATCAAAAAGTACGAAGACCGCTTCGGGAAGATAAAGCTCCACGGCAAAGAAGAAGACATCGCCCGTAGCATGGGGTTCTGA
- a CDS encoding CCA tRNA nucleotidyltransferase: MTNSRAPADGERPPLALPNRELIERLGEIANHLGTRSFLVGGPVRDLLFGRTKKGVPRRGTKTQRGSESETLVTGSPGGEIPTSSGLQDIDVAVEEGCREFGAAVAKEFGGRLVYHSRFLTGTVLFDRPQASSVKPQAVEHIDITQTRAESYERPAVLPAVRPASIVGDLGRRDFTINAMALEITPGAFGEFIDPFDGRADLEHRRVRTLHARSFSDDPTRIFRCLRFAARLGFKIEPQTADLMRSAVEQRLPAFLTPERLLYELRAICAEPLVLPIVKSVIRERLLEAALRWTPPRGFVDGLERLVRNRLPPELLFIYWLSVLPVTERFPIRKEERDAAAAVAGFGKLRPWLRRKLKPSGVYRILRSVPEPALAVLAPLETRPVSTSISAFLDNYRRVGIAATGADLRAAGLKPGPAYREILDQLLFARLDGRIRSVTEERALLQRLAHPKVG; the protein is encoded by the coding sequence ATGACGAATTCCCGTGCTCCGGCTGACGGAGAGCGGCCTCCGCTTGCTCTGCCCAACCGCGAACTGATCGAGCGGCTGGGCGAGATCGCGAACCACCTCGGCACACGCTCCTTTCTTGTGGGCGGCCCGGTCCGGGACCTGCTGTTCGGCCGGACAAAGAAGGGAGTTCCTCGCAGAGGCACGAAGACACAAAGAGGTTCTGAGTCCGAGACCCTGGTGACTGGGTCTCCTGGTGGTGAGATTCCGACTTCGTCCGGCTTGCAGGATATCGATGTAGCAGTTGAGGAAGGGTGCCGTGAGTTCGGTGCCGCAGTCGCCAAGGAGTTCGGCGGCCGTCTTGTCTATCACAGCCGCTTCCTGACGGGAACGGTCCTGTTCGACCGGCCTCAAGCGTCAAGCGTCAAGCCTCAAGCAGTGGAGCACATCGACATCACGCAGACCCGGGCGGAGAGCTACGAGCGGCCGGCCGTGCTGCCCGCGGTGCGCCCCGCGAGCATCGTTGGTGACCTCGGCCGCCGCGACTTCACCATCAATGCGATGGCTCTGGAAATCACGCCCGGCGCGTTCGGCGAATTCATCGACCCCTTTGACGGCCGCGCCGACCTGGAACATCGCCGGGTGCGGACACTCCACGCTCGCAGCTTCAGCGACGACCCGACGCGCATCTTCCGCTGCCTCCGGTTCGCCGCCCGGCTGGGGTTCAAGATCGAACCGCAGACCGCTGACCTGATGCGCTCCGCCGTCGAACAACGCCTCCCCGCATTCCTCACCCCGGAACGGCTCCTCTACGAACTCCGGGCTATCTGCGCCGAGCCGCTGGTTCTGCCGATCGTCAAGTCGGTCATTCGCGAGCGCCTGCTCGAGGCCGCCTTGCGCTGGACGCCGCCGCGCGGGTTTGTCGACGGCCTGGAAAGGCTGGTTCGGAACCGCCTGCCGCCGGAGCTGCTCTTCATCTATTGGCTCAGCGTGCTGCCGGTCACAGAGCGGTTCCCGATCCGCAAGGAAGAGCGGGACGCCGCCGCAGCGGTGGCCGGGTTCGGGAAGCTCAGGCCCTGGCTCAGGCGCAAGCTGAAGCCGAGCGGCGTCTACAGGATACTGCGCTCCGTACCGGAGCCGGCGCTTGCCGTGCTCGCGCCCCTGGAAACCAGACCCGTGAGCACGAGCATCAGCGCCTTCCTCGATAACTACAGGCGGGTTGGCATCGCCGCAACCGGCGCCGACCTGCGCGCGGCCGGCCTGAAGCCGGGACCGGCGTACAGGGAGATTCTGGACCAGTTGCTTTTCGCCCGGCTCGACGGTAGAATCCGCTCCGTGACAGAAGAACGCGCGCTGCTGCAACGACTCGCTCATCCGAAGGTTGGCTGA
- a CDS encoding site-2 protease family protein, translated as MFDIQGLILSAPAILFGLTIHEFSHGWAAWKLGDPTAKMMGRLTLNPIKHLDPIGTIALFLFRFGWAKPVPIDPRNFRHPTRDMAISSLAGPAANLLTAGVSGIILRVLDLFHVGGFASILTGYFVLFNLILCFFNLIPIPPLDGSRLLYHLLPPNLAAAFGRLERYGFIILIGIIFLGQLTNVNLLWLYMSPLLKLFSLLFVGRQIV; from the coding sequence ATGTTTGACATCCAGGGCCTCATCCTCTCCGCCCCGGCGATTCTCTTCGGCCTGACCATCCACGAGTTCAGCCACGGCTGGGCTGCCTGGAAACTCGGAGACCCGACCGCGAAGATGATGGGTCGGCTGACTCTCAATCCGATCAAGCACCTTGACCCGATCGGTACCATCGCGCTGTTCCTCTTCAGGTTCGGCTGGGCCAAGCCGGTGCCGATCGACCCGCGCAACTTCCGCCATCCGACCCGGGATATGGCCATCTCGTCCCTGGCCGGCCCGGCCGCGAATCTGCTCACCGCCGGCGTCTCCGGGATCATCCTGCGCGTGCTCGACCTGTTCCACGTCGGCGGCTTCGCCTCGATACTGACCGGCTATTTCGTGCTCTTCAACCTGATTCTCTGCTTCTTCAACCTGATACCGATACCACCGCTCGACGGCTCGCGCCTGCTCTACCATCTGCTGCCGCCGAACTTGGCCGCCGCGTTCGGCCGGCTCGAACGTTACGGTTTCATCATCCTCATCGGCATCATCTTCCTGGGCCAGCTCACCAACGTCAACCTGTTGTGGCTGTACATGTCCCCGCTGCTGAAGCTGTTCAGCCTGCTGTTTGTCGGGCGACAGATTGTCTGA